The stretch of DNA TGAAGAATTCTTTAGTGCTTGATTAAGGTCTTCTATTAAGTTATTTAATAAATCATCAGTAAACTTTTCTGAGTTGAATGAAACCATTGCCCGTAATGGCATAAATTTCATCATGGCTTCAAACATTTCATATCCATCTGAATCCTCGGACATGTTTGCAAACGGGCTTCCTTCGTTTGCTTTTGCAAGCATTTCTTTGGTAATCGGTGCTAGGATGGGATTAGCCATTAAGTCACCAATTGTAGTATTGCGGTGAACCAATTTAATTAGTGCAACCGTTGACTTTACATTAACTGTTCCATCTAAAATAATTTCAGCTGAGGATTTACCTACTAATATTTCAAACAAACCGCTTTCAACATGCCAGTCCTTTAATTCAACATTGTAGTAAGCAAATGCACGTTTATCTAAAGTAAAAGTAACAGTTCTTTCCTCGCCCGGCTGTAATTCAACTTTTTCAAAGCCCTTTAGTTCTTTTACAGGTCTAATCACAGTGCTCTTTACATCTCGTACGTATAACTGGACAATTTCCTTTCCGGTTACATCTCCAGTGTTTTTTACCGTAACAGAAACTTCTACTTCCTCTGTATCTAGTATTTCAGCTTTATTGATTACTAGATTGGAGTACTCGAAATTGGTATAGCTTAATCCATATCCAAATGGGAATAACGGCTCAATCCCTTTTGTATCGTAATAACGGTATCCAACAAATAACCCTTCTTTGTATTCTACTTTATCTTCTTCCCCTGGGAAGTTAAGATAAGAAGGATTATGACTTAAGGCTTGTGGGAATGTTTCTGCTAATTTACCACTTGGACTTTCATTTCCAAATAATAAGTCAGCAATTGCACCGCCGAGTGCCTGCCCACCTAAATATCCTTCAAGCAATCCTTTTACTTTAGGAAGCCAAGACATTTCAATCGGGGCACCATTACTCAGAACGACGACAAGATTAGGTTGAACTTCTGCAATAGCTTCAATTAGGGCTAGATGATTATTTGGAATTCGTAAATGTTCACGATCATAACCTTCTGATTCATAGCGATCTGGCAAACCAACGAATAAAACTGCTCTATCAGCTTGATTTGCTACTTCTTTCGCTTCTTCTATTAACTGTTCGTCAATACTATCACTTTTTAAATCGTACCCTTTTGCATAACGAACCTCTACCCCTGAAGCAGCCTTTTCAATTTCCTCATAAATATTTTCTAATTTTGTAGGATTAATATGAGAACTTCCGCCGCCTTGGTACCTAGGTTTTACAGCAAACTCTCCGATAATCGCGACTTTTCCCTCTTTTTTCAATGGTAAGATTTTATCGTCATTTTTCAGTAGTACCATACTTTCTGTCGCTGCTTCCTTAGCAAGTTTATGGTGAACTTCCTTATCATAAGAGGCATTTTCCTTTTTGTTATCAGCGGCCATAAAAATGATGCGTAAGAGTCGTTCAACCGCTTGATCAAGGGTTTGTTCGGACAGTTGACCATTTTTTACAGCGGCTACTATTTTTCTATCACCAAGTCCATTACTAGAAGGCATTTCCAACTCTAGCCCCGCTTCAAGACCATGTGCCCGCTCATTCACTGCGCCCCAGTCTGAAACGACAAAGCCTTCAAAGCCCCATTCATCCTTTAGGATATCTGTTAATAGAGTTTTGTTTTCTGAGGCATATTCGCCATTAACTTTGTTATAGGAACACATAACTGTCCAAGGCTGCGATTGTTTTACAACATTTTCAAAGCTAGCAAGATAGATTTCTCTTAATGTTCTTTCATCGACAATCGCATCTACTGACATGCGGCGGTGTTCCTGATTGTTAACCGCAAAGTGTTTTAAGGAGGTTCCCACTCCCTGGCTTTGAACGCCTTTTACATGATTGGATGCCATCTCTGAAGAAAGATAAGGATCTTCTGAAAAATACTCAAAGTTTCGTCCACAAAGCGGTGAACGTTTGATATTGGCACCAGGTCCAAGCAAGACAGAAACGTCTTCTGCCTGACACTCTTCACCTAAAGCAATTCCTACTTTTTCAATAAGTGTCCGGTTCCAGGTACTTGCAAGACCAACAGCAGAAGGAAAGCAGGTAGCAGGAACGCTCTGGTAAATTCCCAAGTGGTCACCGCTTCCGCCTTGTTTACGTAAACCATGAGGTCCATCTGTTACCATAATTGATGGGATTCCTAATCTCTCTACTCCTTTTAATCTCCAAAAGTTCAAGCCAGAACAAAGACTCGCTTTTTCTTCAAGTGTCATTTCGTTAATCAACTGTTTAATGTCACGTTTCATTAATAATCATCTCCTTTTAATATTCATTTTTCAAAAATCCAAGAATTAAACTGCCGTCAACCGAATGGCCATGTATTGTCGGGCCGGTAGTTCGATTCTGAAGTTGCCTTCAAATGTACCGTTTTGTTCCTCGATTGTCATATTCCAAGTATCTATGACGTCTACTTTATACTGAATTCCCGGTGACATGGTAAATTCACGGTAACTTGGCTGATTAAAGCCGTAATAATATAAGTAAAATTTGTCAACAATGCCCGCTGCTGGAGCATCCCATTCTGAGACTATTGGGTTTAGTATCCCATTTGGTGATTGTTCAACAATTTTCCGAAGGAATCCTATTCTTGAGGGACTGGTTCCGTGAAGTTCGCCGCCTTTTGACCACCAAAGTATATCTTCTGGATGCAAATACGTTTCACCATGGCCAACGTACCCACCTCGAATCGCACCTTCCCAAAATCTACGAACCATTTCCTGACCAGGAATGTTTCCCCAGCCCATATTGATATTCCCTTCATAACCGCATTCATCAATCACCACTGGCTTACCCCATTGTTTTCGCCACTCATCTGTATTTTCTGATGTTCGATAGACATCAACCCTTTGGACACTGCAATGTGTAACCCAAGGTTTTGTATAATCATAGAATTTAAAGCAGTTATGAACCGAGATAAGATGGTTATATGGATCATGATTGGTTACGATGCTCGCGAATCGTTCCCAATCCTCCTCTTCCTTCGACCACATTAAATCGTATTCGTTGGCAAGGGACCACCACACATTTGAAAAAGCAGATAATCGGGCAGTTACGTATTTTAAATATCGATCGTCAGCAGACTTGCCCATTTCTGAAAAGCCCCAACGATCATATGCATGGAAGAGAATCAAATCGGCTTCAATGCCTAACTTTTTAAGTTCTGCAATTCGTTGGTCTAGATGCTGGAAGAATGCTGGGTTGAATCTAGTATAATCAAACCCATCTTCTAATGAACCTTCAAAGGGATAGTGAATGGGCTCGTTTTCGTTGAATAAATAAGCCTTCGGAAAAATACACATCCTCATCTTATTGAATGGACCTTCAGATAAGGTAGTTAGCGTTTGCTCTTGGAGTTCATTTGGTTGCTGGGTCCATGCATAACAGGTTGTTCCCACCGGTAAATAACGGGTTCCATCGCTATAGGTAAAATGAAACGTATCAGCAACCCTCACCTGTCCGTGATTCTTATCATTTGCTGGACCACACGTAAACTGTCCTTCTATACCATTCAATGAACGTGCATTACTCTTTGTCTGGTACGTCCATTGCCCTTCCTTTTCAGGCATAAACCGGATTTTATATGTCCCATTGTCATCATAGAAACCGTTTATGTCAACGCTGTATCCATTGCACGAGAATTGCGCAGAAATGGCAACATCCACAAATGGATTTCCATGGCTGGGTCCGTTTAATTCAATTTCGAATACGTCCCATTTACCAACAGATACTGGTGAGACAATCGTAGCTGAACCCTCAGGAATACGATCTGATTCGTAATTGGATAAAGGAAGTATTTCTGTATTCGTATCGACTTCATATTCTACTGAAGACAGTTCATTCATCACTGTTCTCAACCAATCCTCTGACCGGTTAATCGACTGATTGACTGTCACATAATCTGATAAACTTCTCATTTTAGTAAAAAATATGTACGGAGAATCCTTCAGTTCGGGTGCATGCTTTAATAGTATTTCTCTGCCTTCTGGACTTGCCAAAATGTAACCAATTTTAGTATCTTGAGTGAAAAACATCGCATGTACTCCTTTTAATAGAATAGTTAAGATTCACCGTGCTACTACAGCCTCAGGTTGAATAGCAGCACGCCCAATCTACATTACTGGCGAACTAGAAGCAATCGTTCATCTAATTCATCTAATTTTTCAGTGGGTGCCAATGATTTAAATAGAGGTACTTGTGTTAATTCTCTTAGTGATTTTTCTAAAAATCTAGCTTTCACGAGTATATTACCAGCTATTTCTGGGAGTTCCTCTTCAAAAATCTCCCTCGTTACATCATTTTCTAGAAGTTCCTTTAAACTATTATTTGTACTAAAGGTCAGGATATAGCTTTTTGCAGGCTTATATTCGAACACATACCTACCTGCCACAAGTTCACAATGTACCTGCTCACCATTTTGCCCTGCAGCAATCGTGCTATCAACTAGATTGACACCGTTTACTTTTATTGATTCAAAGGCTGCATCTGGGAGGATCACATTTGCGGTTGTATTAAATGGAACAATAAAGGTGAATGACAATGCCCCGTCCTCTTTGATCTCCCATCCGCTCTCAATCTTTCCTGATGCAGAATTTAGCGTTGCCTTCGCATATTGAAGTTTTCCGTAAGGTTTTGGACTAAGTTTAATCTTTTTGAATCCAGGTGCATCCTCTACAGGATTAATGCCGCACATATGCTGATACATCCACTCAGCTATGGATCCATACGCATAGTGATTTAGTGAATTCATGTCTGTTCCACTAATCGAACCGTCCGGAAGAACTGAATTCCATCTTTCCCAAATCGTAGTTGCGCCTAATTTAACGGCATATAACCAACTTGGGAAGTCATCATTCAACAATAAGGTGTAGGCCGCGTCATTGGCTCCATTTTCCGATAGAACGTTACAGAAATAAGGAGTCCCGACAAATCCTGTTTTTAAATGCATATTGTCTTCACGAAGCTTTATCCTCAAATCTTCTATAACTCTTGGACGGAAGTTTTCCGGGATCAAATCCATATAAAGTGCAACAATCATCGCGGTTTGCGTGTTAATAGCACTTCTTCCATTTGGGGTAAAGTATTCATTCTTTATGGCTTCTTTAATCTCATTTACGAGATTCCTATATTCTTTTGCTAATTCTAGATTACCAAGAACCGCTGCAGCTTTTGATACAAGTTGTGCAGAGTAACAATAATATGCAGATGCAATGTAATAGGAGTCTGTTCCTCCCATAGGGCTTTGTGGATCTGGCCCATCTTGTGAGAGCCAGTCGCCAAAATGGAATCCTACTTTCCACAATCTCTTTCCGCCTGATTCCTCATCCATTCTCTTAATGTAATCTACCCAGTCCTTCATCGTATCGAACTGTTGACGTAGCAATTCTTTGTCACCATAATGCAGGTATAATGTCCATGGAATGACCGTGGCCGCATCCCCCCAAGCCGCAGAGCCATGACCGCCAATAAATTGATTACCATCCTTTGGTTTTACAACCGGTACTGTAAACGGAACAGATCCACCTAATCTTTTTTGTTCTTCGCGTAAATCGAACATATACTTTTTGAAAAAAGCTGGTGAATACATATTAAAGCAGGCAGTGGGGGCAAATACTTGAGCATCCCCTGTCCATCCCATCCGTTCATCACGCTGTGGACAATCAGTTGGGACTTCCAAGAAGTTCCCCTTTTGTCCCCATTTGGCGTTATGGAATAATTGATTAACCAATGGGTTTGAAGTTTCAACATTCCCTATTTCTTCAATCTCACTATAAAGAACACATCCGGTAAAGTCGTCAACATTGATATCTCCCTCATAACCAGTCAGTTTTACATATCGAAAGCCATAAAAGGTAAAGTGAGGTTGGACTTCTCGTTCACTTCCATCTGAAATGTATATGTGCTCTGCCTTTGCTGTACGGAGGTTATCTCGATAAAAACAATCATTCTGGAGAATTTCACCGTACTCAAGCTGAAGTTTGGTTCCTTTTGGTGCATTGGTTCTAAACCGTACCCAGCCAGTCATTACCTGCCCAAAATCCAAAACAGTTTCTCCGGCTGGTGTATGTATAATCTCAATCGGTTTTCTCTCTTCCATTATTTTTACGGGAAGACTAATCCGTGCTTGGAATCGTTCTGTATTGACCTTTGTGAAACGTACACTTGTCCACTTGCTATCGTCAAAGTCCGCCAATGTCCAATTTTCTTGCTCTAGATTAGCGTCATAAACCTCTCCATCATAAATACCACTGAATGTAATCGGTGCCGGAGCACTCTTCCATTCTTGATTAGAAGCAATCGTTACCTCTGAACCATCCGCTAAGGTGACAATGATTTCTGCAATTAGTGCAAATTCACTTCCATACAATTCGTGGTACCCGCCATCAAAACCAAAACGACCTTTGTACCATCCATTGCCTAGCATAATTCCAACAGCATTATCCCCACTCGTTAACAAATGAGTTACATCATAGGTTTGATACTGTAACCAGAAGTCATAGGCGTTATAACCAGGAGCAAAATATTCTTCACTGACTCTTTTTCCATTGATTTCTAGTTCATATAAACCTACTCCACTTATATAGGCTCTTGCAGAAGCAATAGGAGTTGGCAAATCGAATGTTTTTCTGATTAACGGATGGGTTTCCTTATCTACGTTAGCTGTAATCCATTGACCTTGCCATGGCTCGTCCATTTTTGCTGTTTCAAACCAAGCGACATCACTAGTAGCCTGATCTCCACTATTTCCCCATACCGTTACTCGCCAAAAATATCTGGTTCGTGGTTTTAATTCAATGTCAGGTGTATAAGCTAGACTATCAATCTCTATTATTTTTCCGCTATTAAAAACAATATGTTCAAAATTTTCATCTAAGGAAATTTCTACTTGTGCGCCCGTTTGAAAAACAGACAGACTATTCGCGGACTCTGTTACCCATGAAAGACGTAATCGATCGAACTCAAAACCCAAGGGATTCTTAATTTGATTTGTTCTTAATTTAGTAATTATCATTTCAAACCTCCTAATTATAGCGCTTTCATTACAATTGTTTTACCACCATTATAGTCATCAAGCGAGCCCTAACTTTATATTACGTTACAACCTTTTTTGAAACTATTCGAAATACGACTTCCTACTGTTGTTTATCCGACTTTTCAGATATTGACCATAAAAAAGAGCTAGAAAATAAATCCTAGCTTGGTCAAAATTACTTTTTACGCTTTAGTTTCCTCTATCCCATTTGCTTTTTGGTCCATTTTAGCAAACACATAATTACTAATAAACATTAGTAAATATCCGATTAAACTGCCGCTAAAGAATGGTATTAGACCAGGAAATTGATAGAATATGAATAAGATAAATCCAGATAAGATAGACATACTAAACGTTGCGATTGGATTAAGGGTCATTAACAAAAAGGCATTTTTAATGATCCCTTTAACGCCAACATCAAAATGAACAAAAACTGGAAAAATGTATAAAAGTGTCAGCAGAAATACGAGAATGACGATTACGTTAGGAATATATAGAAACTTTAGGGATGGTAATGTTGTCGCATCAATAATCTTTAAATTAGAGTACATAAAAAAACCAATACACACAATAATTAATCCTAATAAACTGCTTTTTGAAAATTCACTTTTGTAGGTTAACCAAAAGGTTTTAAATACAGGAATTTCATGCTGCTTCAATACCCATTTACGTATAACCGTAAACATCGCTGTTGTTGACGGAAAAAAGCCAAAAACAATTAATCCGAGCAGGGTAAATAAAACCCAAAGTATATTAACATACATAAGTCTCATGACCCATTCGGAAATACTATAAATTCCTCTCATAAAACCTTCCATCAGTTTTGGCCCCCTTTTTTCATCTGTTCCACTCTCAACTGATAGACTAATTAAATTAATTGTATAAGAATTTGAAAGTTTCAGGTATCCCAACCGATTTATATGGATCCATAGATAACTGAACGTAACCGTGGCTGGTGATATTCCTCGAAATTTGGAAGCATTTGCTGCATGTACACTGCGGATAGTTTTTCTTTTGGATCAATTGTCACCCAAGTGCCAGCTAATCCATTCCAGCCAAATTCACCAATGGGACTGTTGCTCCCCCCTGCTGGACGATCCATCATTACTTGCACTCCTAACCCATAGCCATATCCTGCAAGTCTTGGCCAATTATAATTCTGAAAATGTTCCGGTTGAAGGTGATTAGTTGCCATCAATTCAATTGTCTTTCTGCCAATAATTCGTACTCCATCTAATTCGCCATCATTTGCTAGCATGTGTGCAAAACGACTGTAATCACTTAGTGTTGAAAACAGCCCGCCACCGCCGCTTTCATAAGCAGAAAAATGCTCATCCATTTCAGTATTTATCGTTAAACTTCCGTTTTCATCGCGGATATAAAGGCTTGCGAGACGGTGTTGTTTCTCTTTTGGAATGTTGAAAAATGTATCATTCATAGCAAGGGGTTCAAAAATTTCATCCTTTAAAAATCGACCTAAACTTTTACCAGATAATACCTCGATTAATGCTCCTAACACATCATGACTTAATCCATATTGCCATTGTGTACCTGGATCGAATGCAAGTGGAATAGCAGCTAGTGCTTGGGTAAGTGAACGGATATCCGTTTTTTCACCCAGTTGTTTTTTTCTCGCCAATGACTCAGTTGCTAGTTTTACCTGACGTTCGGTTTCCGTCTCGCCCCAGCCATAAGTTAGACCAGAGGTCATCATGAATAAATCTTTAATCGTGATTGATCTAGTAGCGGGAGTTATAGTATGTTCTCCGTTTTCTCCTGTCACAAGTACTTGTGGATGACTAAATTCTGGCAAGTATTCCTCAATTGGATCGGATAGTAAATATAGTCCACGTTCATAAAGTTTTAAAGCAGCTACACAGGTAACTACCTTTGTCATTGAATAAATCCGGAAAATGGTATCAGATGAAATCGGATTTTTTGTATCTATATCTGCGAATCCAACATAATCTTCAAAAACGGTTTCACCATTTCGAGTAACAGAACAGGAACATCCAGCTGGACCTTTTTCCACAAAACTTCTTAATAATTGGCGTAGATTGTGTAATGCTTCCATAGATATAACCTCCAACTAAAGAGTCAATTTCCTTTTTTCCAATCTTTAAAAATAAATAGCCCCGATTGAAATTGGGGCTATTTATTTTATCAATGACTTTTCGATAGAATCATCCTTTTACAGACCCTAAGGCAATTCCTTTTACTAAGTATTTTTGGAAGAATGGGTAGGCAATTAAAATTGGCAAGACCCCAATTACGGCAATGGCCATTCGAACTCCTGTTGTTGGAATTTGCGCTGCTGCAGTACTTGTGTTTGATCCTAGATTACTAGTGGCTAAAAATTGAATGTCTTGTAACATTCGATTTAACATGTTTTGGATACTGAATAACGACGGTTCAGTGATATAGATCAATCCATTAAACCAATCATTCCAATAACCAATTGTTTGAAGCAGTCCAATTGTAGCTAAAATTGGCAATGAAAGTGGAAGAATGATCGAGAAGAATGTTCTAAACTCCCCTGCACCATCCATTCGAGCAGATTCAATTACTGGCTCAGGAATGGAGGTAATAAAAAATGTCCGCATTAACAAAACATTAAATCCATTCATTAGTAATCCAGGTACGATTAATGCCCAGATAGTGTTTTTCACATCAAAGATTTGAGTATATACGAGATAAGTTGGGACTAGCCCACCGTTGAATAATAGTGTAAAGAATACAAAGAAAGCGAAAACGTTTCTGTATGGTAAATCTCGGCGAGATAGCGCATAGGCTAACAACGATGTAATCGCTAGACTGGAAACGGTCCCTATCACTGTAACAAATACGGTAATTCCGTATGCTCTTACAATACTAGCTGAGTTATTAAATAAATACTCGTAGGCTGCTAAACTAAATTCCTTTGGCCAAAAAGCATAACCATCTTTCAATATTGAAGCCTCTTCCGTAAGTGAAGATGCCACTAAAATGATGAACGGAATGATGGAACCGGCCGCAAGGATTGCTAAGAAGACATGTGAAACATATTGTGTTATACGATCAGATTTATACATTTCATTCCACCTCCATTAAAATAATGCATTGTCTTTATTTTTTCTACGCACAAGATAATTCGATAATAGTACAAGAATAAAACCAACGATTGATTGATATAACCCTGCTGCTGCAGACATTCCAATATCACCAAGTTGGATTAATCCACGGTAAACGTACGTATCAATAACGTTTGTCGTATCATAAATTGCACCGGAGTTCATTGGTACTTGGTAGAACAATCCAAAATCAGAATAGAAGATTCGCCCGATTGCTAGTAAAGTCATCATCACAATGACTGGCATGATTGACGGGATTGTGATGTACCAAATTTGTTGAAGTTTAGAAGCTCCATCTAGAGTAGCGGCTTCATAGTACTCTTGGTCGATCCCAATTATAGCTGCTAGGTAGATAACACAGAGGAAACCTACTCCCTTCCACATATGGATGAATGTTAAAATATAAGGCCAATATTTTGATTCGAAATACCATGAAATTTCTTCAAGACCTAGCATTGGTAAGAGTGTTTTATTGAAATAACCTACATCCACACTTAGAAAAGCAAAACCTAGATAACTTACAATTACCATTGAGATCAAGAATGGAAGTAAAATGACACTCTGATAAAAACTTTTAGCTAGTTTATTCTTGATTTCATTTAACATAATGGCAACTACGATTGCTATAACAGTATTAATGATAATAAATGCACCATTATAAAGAATCGTATTTCTGGTAATGACGTATGCATCTCTTGTACTAAATAAATATTCAAAGTTCTTTAACCCAATCCACTCGCTAGCAAAGATCCCTACAGAGTAGTTGACATCTTTGAAAGCAATGGCTAGCCCGGCCATTGGTAGATAGTTGTTGATTAATAGATAAATGACCCCAGGTACCATCATGATAAAAAGGGGTAAATACCGTTTAAATCTAATCATTCTGCTTTTTACTTTTGTCGCTGGTACTACTTGGACTTTTGTGTCCAATGTTTTTACTGTAGCTTCTTGTGACATCACTCATCCCCCTGTTCTAATAAAATGTTTTCGCTTACATTTCATTGTTATTACTATGTTATAACCCAATGATAAACTAGTTCCTAGGGTCCTACTATTCGAATTACGACTTTCGTTTTTGTTTATCCGACTTTTCCGACAACTTGTTTGTCTTTTCTAAGTTCTCAGCTTGCTTATTGAGATTAGGCTATAAAAAAAGAGAACTAGGTATAAATGGAGAGACCTAGTTAAATAAGACAAAGGAAAAAGCACCCCCTGAAGCGTATTTAAATAATACGTAACTCAGGAGGTGTTTTCTTATGGGAAAGATAAATGCTTACTCAGAAGAAGTTAAAATGGCTGTTATCCAGATGAAATTAAGTGGTGAGTATTCTAATCGTGAAATTATGGAAAAGTTCGGAATAACCAATGTTACACAGATAAAACGGTGGATGAAGTGGTATCGTGAAGGACAACAATATCGTTTAGCACAAGGGATTGGCAAACAATACAGTTATGGAAAAGGTACTGAGGAATTGTCCGAAAATGAGCAATTAAAGAGAGAAAATGAGTTCTTAAAGGCACAATTAGAAATTTTAAAAAAGTACCAAGAAATCGAGAGGAGTTGGTTCCAGAAGCTGTAATTAATTTAGTAGAAAAATTAAAAGATAAATATAGTGTTACCTTACTGTGTAAATGTTTAGAAATACCTAGATCAACTTACTATAGGTGGAAAAATCAGAACCCAAAAGTAAAAAATGAACTTGAAGAACAAATCATTGAAATTTGTAAACGCCATAAATTTCTAATTGGCCATCGGACTGTCAGAGCCTGGCTATTACGCGATTATAAGAGGAAGGTTAATCGTAATACTGTACAACGGATTATGCAAAAATATAATCTGCAATGCCGGGTTAAGCCAAAACGTAAAAATAATATAGCTGGTGAAATGAAGGTAGTTGTCCCTAACCATTTAAATAGGAATTTTAAAGCCTCAAGACCAAATGAAAAATGGGTAACTGATATTACTTACCTTCCGTTCGGACAATCTATGTTGTATCTTAGCTCAATAATGGATTTATTTAATAATGAGATAATCGCTTATCGAATAAGTACCAGCCAAGATGTGTCTTTAGTGATCGATACTTTAAAGGACGCTGCAGAAGGTCGTGAAACGAGCAACTTAATACTTCATAGCGATCAGGGAGCACAGTACACGTCTCACTCATTTCAAAGAATAGCAAAAGAAAAAGGCATCACCACAAGCATGTCCCGGAAAGGCAGTTGCTTGGATAATGCCGTAATCGAATCCTTCCACTCCACCATAAAGTCAGAAGAATTCTACTCTCAAGGAAGAGAGTTTCTTACAAATTATATTGTAATCGAAAGAGTTGAAAAATTCATTAACCATTATAATCAAACAAGACTTCAGGCTAAATTAAACTACCTGTCCCCTATTGAGTATAGAGAGCAGGCAGCATAATGGTGCTTTTTCGTTGTCTCATTTTAATAGGTCAGTTCAAAATTAGCTAGTTCTCTTATTCTAGTTCTTATTTGTTTTTCTTCCATTCATCATATTGCTTTTGTTTCTCAGCGATTATTTTGTCTAAACCTGCATCCTTCAGTTTCTTATTAAAGTTAGGTAAACTCTTATCTGGATCAAGCGTACCTGATTCAAGACCTCTTTTGAACTCATTCATTACGTTTGTAGCAGCAGCAATTTCAGTTTTAACTGCATCTGGATTGAATGTAAAACCAAATGCCGGTGAAAGTGTGGCAGAATCATTATGTTCCTTCATTACTTCCCAATAATCCGGAGAGTTTCCTTTCCAAGGATGTGTTATGAAGTTGTTTCCAAGCATCCACTGATTAAACACATATTTAGATTCTGTAACACCCTCTGGTGTAGAAATAACACCATCTTTAAGTTCGAAATGCTTCCCTTCAATCCCGTTCGCAAGTAAATTCATAACATCTGCATCTGAATAGAGTAGATTAAGGAATTCCATAGTTTTTTCTGCATTTTGTGTATTTCTTGAGATAGAAAGGTTAAAGCCTGTAGACGCATCTGTAAAGGAATATGCATCTGATAACTTTACGGATACCATTTCATGACCAGCAATCACTGATTCTTGTACTTCATAGCCTGGCTTCATATGGTTGAAATAACCAAATCCCTTACCAGCCTTAACAATATTTACAGAAGCCTCAGTAGATGTGGCGGAATCTTTTAAGATATAACCATCTTCATACCACTTTCTAGTTAGTTTAGTTGCTTCAACATAGGCTGGATCATCGAACATATTGATAACCTTGTCGTCATTAAATTTCATAACGCCAAGACTTTCACCTAATACATCATATTTTCCCCATACTAAGTCCGTAACGATACCAATCGTAGTGTTCGTAATCGGAGTTAATGTTGGTTCCTTTTCTTTAACGATTTTAAATACTTCTTCTAAATCAGCAACGGTTTTGACTTTAGAAAGATCGATATTATGCTTGTCCACAATATCTTTTCTCATAATAAATCCAGCATAGGAAGCAAAGTCTCTCATACTAGGAATGCCGTAAATTTTTCCGCCTACTTTATTTCCTTCTAAGATATAGTCTGGGACTGCTTCTAAAATGCCTTTACCATGAGATTTTAGTAAATCATCTAGAGCTACATACTGTCCTTTTACAGCATTCGTGTTATAACCATAGAATGATGAAGAAAGAATCAGG from Neobacillus sp. CF12 encodes:
- a CDS encoding serine hydrolase domain-containing protein yields the protein MEALHNLRQLLRSFVEKGPAGCSCSVTRNGETVFEDYVGFADIDTKNPISSDTIFRIYSMTKVVTCVAALKLYERGLYLLSDPIEEYLPEFSHPQVLVTGENGEHTITPATRSITIKDLFMMTSGLTYGWGETETERQVKLATESLARKKQLGEKTDIRSLTQALAAIPLAFDPGTQWQYGLSHDVLGALIEVLSGKSLGRFLKDEIFEPLAMNDTFFNIPKEKQHRLASLYIRDENGSLTINTEMDEHFSAYESGGGGLFSTLSDYSRFAHMLANDGELDGVRIIGRKTIELMATNHLQPEHFQNYNWPRLAGYGYGLGVQVMMDRPAGGSNSPIGEFGWNGLAGTWVTIDPKEKLSAVYMQQMLPNFEEYHQPRLRSVIYGSI
- a CDS encoding alpha-L-rhamnosidase, coding for MIITKLRTNQIKNPLGFEFDRLRLSWVTESANSLSVFQTGAQVEISLDENFEHIVFNSGKIIEIDSLAYTPDIELKPRTRYFWRVTVWGNSGDQATSDVAWFETAKMDEPWQGQWITANVDKETHPLIRKTFDLPTPIASARAYISGVGLYELEINGKRVSEEYFAPGYNAYDFWLQYQTYDVTHLLTSGDNAVGIMLGNGWYKGRFGFDGGYHELYGSEFALIAEIIVTLADGSEVTIASNQEWKSAPAPITFSGIYDGEVYDANLEQENWTLADFDDSKWTSVRFTKVNTERFQARISLPVKIMEERKPIEIIHTPAGETVLDFGQVMTGWVRFRTNAPKGTKLQLEYGEILQNDCFYRDNLRTAKAEHIYISDGSEREVQPHFTFYGFRYVKLTGYEGDINVDDFTGCVLYSEIEEIGNVETSNPLVNQLFHNAKWGQKGNFLEVPTDCPQRDERMGWTGDAQVFAPTACFNMYSPAFFKKYMFDLREEQKRLGGSVPFTVPVVKPKDGNQFIGGHGSAAWGDAATVIPWTLYLHYGDKELLRQQFDTMKDWVDYIKRMDEESGGKRLWKVGFHFGDWLSQDGPDPQSPMGGTDSYYIASAYYCYSAQLVSKAAAVLGNLELAKEYRNLVNEIKEAIKNEYFTPNGRSAINTQTAMIVALYMDLIPENFRPRVIEDLRIKLREDNMHLKTGFVGTPYFCNVLSENGANDAAYTLLLNDDFPSWLYAVKLGATTIWERWNSVLPDGSISGTDMNSLNHYAYGSIAEWMYQHMCGINPVEDAPGFKKIKLSPKPYGKLQYAKATLNSASGKIESGWEIKEDGALSFTFIVPFNTTANVILPDAAFESIKVNGVNLVDSTIAAGQNGEQVHCELVAGRYVFEYKPAKSYILTFSTNNSLKELLENDVTREIFEEELPEIAGNILVKARFLEKSLRELTQVPLFKSLAPTEKLDELDERLLLVRQ
- a CDS encoding carbohydrate ABC transporter permease, with the translated sequence MYKSDRITQYVSHVFLAILAAGSIIPFIILVASSLTEEASILKDGYAFWPKEFSLAAYEYLFNNSASIVRAYGITVFVTVIGTVSSLAITSLLAYALSRRDLPYRNVFAFFVFFTLLFNGGLVPTYLVYTQIFDVKNTIWALIVPGLLMNGFNVLLMRTFFITSIPEPVIESARMDGAGEFRTFFSIILPLSLPILATIGLLQTIGYWNDWFNGLIYITEPSLFSIQNMLNRMLQDIQFLATSNLGSNTSTAAAQIPTTGVRMAIAVIGVLPILIAYPFFQKYLVKGIALGSVKG
- a CDS encoding YesL family protein, translated to MEGFMRGIYSISEWVMRLMYVNILWVLFTLLGLIVFGFFPSTTAMFTVIRKWVLKQHEIPVFKTFWLTYKSEFSKSSLLGLIIVCIGFFMYSNLKIIDATTLPSLKFLYIPNVIVILVFLLTLLYIFPVFVHFDVGVKGIIKNAFLLMTLNPIATFSMSILSGFILFIFYQFPGLIPFFSGSLIGYLLMFISNYVFAKMDQKANGIEETKA